Proteins encoded within one genomic window of Trichoderma asperellum chromosome 2, complete sequence:
- a CDS encoding uncharacterized protein (EggNog:ENOG41) — translation MTEFVNATPKRKRGPDACPSPLKFSFDLSATGPPEDGSNSPHSSTVVHRFRGLALGSGGRSVESADEMDTESDESMRKRHRSDESAHTIAEMQQEPPFRPEMELKPGIETGEVIEMTDRPTLQLEVPHPSTEGLLQNAYPSINRLSESQSRKKRAGTPPLRFKKGHPHEGLSDADDEAEVVDPLRASLTWHEDEITIYDPNDKDDDGTGINGIGFKPTPALAHARVMKRRQQMAEYRKREENEARNKRSQRRRGEAAAPARRDHKSLPSRKVRFTDGESRNLTMTA, via the coding sequence ATGACTGAATTTGTAAATGCCACCCCAAAGCGAAAGAGAGGGCCGGATGCATGTCCTTCGCCGCTAAAATTCTCATTCGATCTCTCCGCGACCGGCCCACCGGAAGATGGCAGCAACAGCCCACACTCCTCAACCGTCGTACACAGGTTTCGCGGCCTGGCTCTCGGAAGTGGAGGCAGATCTGTTGAATCTGCCGATGAGATGGACACAGAATCCGATGAATCAATGAGGAAACGCCATAGATCAGACGAAAGTGCCCATACTATTGCGGAGATGCAGCAAGAGCCACCATTTCGGCCAGAGATGGAGCTCAAGCCAGGGATCGAAACGGGCGAAGTGATTGAAATGACTGATCGTCCAACACTGCAGCTAGAGGTTCCTCATCCATCAACTGAAGGTCTGCTCCAAAACGcatatccatccatcaacCGCCTATCGGAGTCCCAGtctagaaaaaagagagccgGCACCCCGCCCCTGCGCTTCAAAAAAGGGCATCCTCATGAGGGACTGTCCGACGCCGATGATGAGGCAGAAGTTGTAGATCCTTTGCGAGCCTCGCTAACATGGCATGAGGACGAAATCACTATTTACGACCCGAATGAtaaagatgacgatggcacTGGCATTAATGGCATTGGGTTTAAACCCACCCCAGCACTCGCTCATGCAAGGGTCATGAAGAGGCGGCAGCAGATGGCGGAATACAGAAAACGAGAAGAGAACGAAGCAAGGAACAAGAGGAGCCAGAGACGTCGAGGGGAGGCTGCTGCACCCGCCAGGCGGGATCACAAGTCACTACCTTCAAGGAAAGTCAGATTTACGGATGGGGAGAGCAGAAATCTTACTATGACGGCATGA
- the POL2 gene encoding DNA polymerase epsilon catalytic subunit (BUSCO:EOG092D00VT), translating into MPNTSLRRPAKGYKRGGKVAYHGQKTRTFAASSRAEGTSADEKWERTRLAQSIDDKMGFARYESGKRKEGWLVNVQPTSIEDERIPGGRAALDCYFIELDGSTFKATVEYDPYFIIAVKKGRESEVEEWVKRVPGGGVVKSVRRMEKEDLSMPNHLMGYRRTFIELKFANVNDLMSARRDIMPIAEKNRKNMNAMDAYAEVATMSGDFDLFDNDLRDDERNASNSISEASDFIVDIREYDVPYHVRVMIDLDIRAGKWYFVEAKHGVTKIIPNEERSLPADPVVMAYDIETSKLPLKFPDAATDQIMMISYMIDGQGFLITNREIISEDIGDFDYTPKPEYPGPFMIFNEPDEKAVIERFFLHIKEARPTVIATYNGDFFDWPFVEARASINGIDMYQEIGWKRDSEDQFKCNYSVHMDCFHWVNRDSYLPQGSRGLKAVTVAKLGYDPDELDPELMTPYAQERPQTLAEYSVSDAVATYYLYMKYVHPFIFSLCTILPLGGDDVLRKGTGTLCEMLLMVQAYQKEIVLPNKHVTPKEAFWDGHLLDSETYVGGHVESIEAGVFRSDIPVNFAVDPGAVDELLRDLDNALKFVITVEENKSLDDVTNYDEVKQQIKSKLEALKETPNRNERPLIYHLDVASMYPNIMTTNRLQPDSMISESDCAACDFNRPGKTCDRRLPWAWRGEYIPAKRDEYNMIRHALENEKFPGKTPYAPPRTFQDLTTDEQANLVRKRLQLYSQKVYHKIHDSTTIVREAIICQRENPFYINTVRDFRDRRYDYKGKAKVWKGKTEALKSSGAPGNEIDDAKKMIILYDSLQLAHKVILNSFYGYVMRKGSRWYSMEMAGVTCLTGATIIQLARQLVERLGRPLELDTDGIWCMLPATFPENFAFKLKNGKKLNISYPCVMLNHLVHDKFTNHQYQTLVDPKTHKYETHSDNSIFFEVDGPYRAMILPTSKEEDKNLKKRYAVFNDDGSLAELKGFEVKRRGELKLIKIFQQQIFKFFLEGEDLTQCYNAVAKVANQWLDVLDNKGSTLADEELMELISENRSMSKTLEEYGSQKSTSITTARRLADFLGEQMVKDKGLNCKFIICSRPRNAPVTERAVPVAIFSAEETVKRTYLKKWLKEEPADTDPRALLDWDYYSERLGSVIQKLITIPAALQKVRNPVPRVPHPDWLQRRINIKDDKMKQKKLTDLFSSKEPLADITNINRAEDMEDFGAKLLKPKQLGVLIASSQPQAASQKRKSPEPAEDPNPMAALSGNMPDPSDDYVGFLEYQKKKWKLQKQARIRRRQLFGERRSNANSNIQQTFMKQAHFTFMNTWQLLHLKATDTPGIVTAHVLIDAKIHTLKINVPRQVFLNLKKEELPDVEIAGCEVEQVNYTLPNGHQSKHLFKLTVPEDVYFNEAEKFSLLFNHPSVEGVYEKQVPLNIRAVLRLGNLCTIDEEQEAVLGKGLEQGFDLTGLKRPVKTRTYLESSPLAYIYISHITAGDRQIFGLFSTTSDQAYVVILQKGRDSGSDLPNITRMYSELLAKRAGEAAGTNWQDCFRYQEKITFRITQVTTRRKAHLEIADVVRKLRKDESRPQMMVIQSSQHNLLVHDVPILGEFPVLPLKYDASDSSLPPLGWQAVVARRLVGHYLGLGSWILHLTALARYGDVPLCNLERDDPRFLIDIAYARRLQANGVVLWWSPDPRPDHAGYEKDDITGSLETVKMPSINNPGTFSSVCIDLDIRNLTINTILTSSLINELEGAESISFNPTADGSEILASENGFANAGVLVLREMVKAWWTEACKGSTMADVLVQHLVRWVENPDSFMYDRALHYYVQMMSRKAFQQLMSDFRRVGSQVIFASANRLILQTTKAEVGNAYAYSQYIIKSIKSKSLFHFIDLEIKEYWDYLVWYDEFNYGGRACQVVAESEEQDLETIMHWQMATFLPVRLQPIFQDWVIEFIQLMHKLKRPENNDPDSTPRLTQLPNRKQEPDGDTQIILGKAFEKPMKKVIVGLINQQKRELMHPELAEDYSFPSLPGSHLPLRNPILELVKSIMQVLSLDKNITLEARLLRKELLALFEIREFSKEGTFTNPSESLKLLQVSCDSCTMTRDLDLCRDEDLFSSSGENGGQSWQCGFCNTEYDRVSIEERLLAMVEGWTTEWACQDLKCERCGALRVNDFMEHCTCSGGWKEVVSRDEIVRKLAVMKRVAKYYGLRMLGNVVGGLSEAL; encoded by the exons ATGCCGAACACATCTCTCCGCCGCCCAGCAAAGGGCTATAAAAGAGGAGGCAAAGTTGCATACCATGGCCAAAAAACTCGAACTTTCGCTGCGTCCTCGAGGGCCGAAGGTACCTCTGCAGACGAAAAGTGGGAGCGTACTCGTTTGGCCCAGAGCATTGACGACAAGATGGGATTTGCACGTTATGAAAgtggaaagaggaaagaaggatGGCTAGTCAACGTTCAGCCGACTTCTATCGAGGACGAGAGAATACCAGGTGGCCGAGCAGCGCTGGACTGCTACTTCATAGAACTTGATGGGAGCACATTCAAAGCTACCGTCGAGTACGATCCTTACTTTATAATCGCGGTTAAAAAAGGCCGAGAGTCTGAAGTTGAGGAATGGGTGAAGAGAGTACCTGGTGGTGGGGTTGTAAAGTCCGTCAGGAGAATGGAAAAGGAAGATCTCAGCATGCCGAATCACTTGATGGGCTACCGACGGACATTCATCGAACTCAAGTTTGCCAACGTCAACGATCTGATGTCCGCAAGGAGAGATATCATGCCGATTGCAGAAAAAAATAGGAAGAACATGAATGCCATGGATGCATATGCTGAGGTTGCGAC GATGAGCGGCGACTTCGATCTTTTTGATAATGACTTACGAGATGACGAGCGAAACGCCAGTAATTCTATTTCTGAGGCGAGCGATTTCATCGTTGACATTCGGGAATACGATGTTCCATACCATGTTAGAGTAATGATAGATTTAg ATATACGAGCCGGAAAGTGGTATTTTGTCGAAGCAAAGCATGGCGTCACTAAGATTATACCAAACGAGGAGAGGTCCCTGCCAGCCGATCCAGTCGTCATGGCATACGATATCGAGACATCGAAACTCCCCCTAAAATTCCCCGATGCCGCTACCGATCAGATTATGATGATATCATACATGATTGATGGCCAAGGATTCTTGATCACAAATAGAGAAATCATTTCTGAGGACATTGGCGATTTTGACTACACACCAAAGCCCGAGTATCCTGGCCCTTTCATGATTTTCAACGAACCGGACGAGAAAGCTGTTATCGAAAGGTTCTTTCTTCATATCAAAGAGGCACGCCCCACCGTTATTGCGACCTACAACGGTGACTTCTTCGATTGGCCTTTTGTCGAAGCGAGAGCGAGCATAAATGGTATCGACATGTACCAAGAGATTGGCTGGAAAAGAGACAGCGAAGACCAGTTCAAGTGTAACTATAGTGTTCACATGGATTGCTTCCATTGGGTCAACCGAGATTCTTACTTGCCTCAAGGATCTCGAGGTTTGAAGGCTGTTACAGTCGCCAAGCTCGGGTATGACCCCGATGAACTCGACCCAGAATTGATGACGCCATATGCGCAAGAGCGACCACAGACGTTAGCAGAGTACTCAGTCTCCGATGCTGTTGCGACCTATTATCTGTACATGAAGTATGTACATCCTTTCATTTTCTCCCTCTGCACAATCTTGCCACTGGGAGGAGATGATGTCCTAAGAAAAGGTACCGGTACGCTCTGTGAGATGCTTCTGATGGTGCAAGCATACCAGAAGGAGATCGTGCTGCCGAATAAGCACGTAACTCCGAAAGAAGCCTTCTGGGATGGTCACCTTCTCGACTCTGAGACGTATGTCGGCGGTCACGTCGAGAGTATTGAAGCCGGTGTCTTTCGATCTGATATCCCCGTCAATTTTGCCGTCGATCCCGGCGCAGTTGATGAACTCTTGCGAGATTTGGACAATGCGCTGAAATTCGTCATTACTGTTGAGGAGAATAAATCTCTAGACGATGTTACCAATTATGATGAAGTCAAGCAACAAATTAAGAGCAAGCTTGAGGCCTTGAAAGAGACGCCCAATCGAAACGAAAGACCGCTCATTTATCATTTGGACGTCGCCTCTATGTATCCCAACATCATGACAACAAATCGATTACAACCAGATTCCATGATTTCGGAATCAGATTGCGCGGCTTGTGATTTCAACCGGCCAGGCAAAACATGCGATCGGCGGTTGCCTTGGGCCTGGAGAGGAGAATACATTCCTGCCAAAAGAGACGAGTATAACATGATTCGGCATGCTCTCGAGAACGAAAAGTTTCCTGGGAAAACACCGTATGCTCCTCCGAGGACATTTCAAGACTTGACGACAGATGAGCAAGCGAATTTGGTGAGAAAACGTCTTCAGCTCTACTCTCAGAAGGTATATCACAAGATTCACGACTCTACTACCATTGTTCGAGAGGCAATTATTTGTCAGCGTGAAAACCCTTTCTATATCAATACTGTCCGTGATTTTCGTGATCGTCGTTACGATTACAAAGGCAAAGCCAAAGTGTGGAAGGGTAAAACGGAGGCGCTAAAGTCATCTGGCGCACCCGGCAATGAGATTGACGATGCAAAGAAGATGATCATCCTATACGATTCTCTACAGCTTGCGCACAAAGTTATCCTAAACTCTTTCTACGGATACGTCATGAGAAAAGGTTCTCGGTGGTACTCTATGGAGATGGCGGGTGTTACCTGCTTAACAGGAGCCACAATTATTCAGCTTGCTCGTCAGCTTGTTGAACGCCTTGGAAGACCCCTCGAGCTGGATACCGATGGTATTTGGTGTATGCTTCCTGCTACTTTCCCAGAAAACTTTGCGTTCAAGCTAAAGAACGGCAAAAAGCTGAACATATCATATCCTTGCGTCATGCTTAACCATCTTGTGCATGACAAATTCACCAACCACCAGTATCAGACCTTGGTGGATCCCAAAACTCATAAATACGAGACTCATAGCGacaactccatcttcttcgaaGTTGATGGTCCTTATAGGGCTATGATTCTGCCAACTTCGAAAGAGGAGGATAAGAATTTGAAAAAGCGATATGCTGTGTTCAATGACGATGGCAGTCTGGCAGAATTGAAGGGATTTGAAGTTAAACGTCGTGGCGAGCTGAAGCTCATTAAGATCTTTCAACAACAAATTTTCAAATTTTTCTtggaaggagaagatttgACGCAATGTTACAACGCCGTTGCCAAGGTTGCAAATCAATGGCTGGACGTGTTGGATAATAAAGGATCTACCCTcgctgatgaagagctgatgGAGCTGATTTCTGAGAACCGAAGCATGTCCAAGACTTTGGAAGAATACGGAAGTCAGAAGTCGACCAGTATCACAACCGCACGACGTCTTGCCGACTTTTTAGGTGAACAGATGGTAAAAGACAAAGGTCTAAATTGTAAATTCATCATCTGTTCTCGGCCACGAAATGCTCCTGTTACGGAACGAGCTGTTCCTGttgccatcttctctgcgGAAGAAACTGTGAAGCGAACATATCTAAAGAAGTGGCTCAAGGAGGAGCCCGCAGATACCGATCCTCGAGCTCTTTTAGATTGGGATTATTACTCTGAGCGTCTTGGGTCTGTGATCCAAAAGCTCATCACCATTCCTGCTGCGTTGCAGAAAGTTCGCAATCCCGTACCAAGAGTCCCTCATCCTGATTGGCTTCAACGAAGAATAAATATCAAGGATGACAagatgaagcaaaagaaacttACAgatctcttcagcagcaaagaACCGTTAGCAGATATTACAAATATTAATCGAGCAGAAGATATGGAGGACTTCGGtgccaagctgctgaaaCCAAAACAACTCGGTGTACTTATTGCGTCGTCACAACCACAAGCCGCTTCTCAGAAACGAAAGTCTCCCGAGCCAGCAGAGGATCCTAATCCAATGGCCGCTTTATCAGGCAACATGCCTGACCCATCAGACGATTATGTTGGATTCTTGGAgtatcagaagaagaagtggaaATTGCAAAAACAAGCACGTATTCGGAGGAGGCAGCTCTTTGGCGAGAGGCGAAGCAACGCGAACAGCAACATTCAACAAACATTTATGAAACAAGCGCACTTTACGTTCATGAATACATGGCAACTGCTTCATCTCAAAGCAACCGATACTCCTGGCATTGTTACAGCGCACGTGTTGATAGATGCGAAGATTCACACACTAAAGATTAACGTTCCTCGACAGGTCTTCCTCAATCTCAAGAAGGAAGAGCTACCAGACGTCGAGATTGCTGGGTGTGAAGTTGAGCAAGTCAATTACACTCTTCCAAACGGTCATCAATCCAAGCATCTCTTCAAACTTACTGTGCCGGAAGACGTATATTTCAACGAAGCAGAGAAATTTTCACTGTTGTTCAACCACCCTAGTGTAGAGGGAGTGTATGAAAAGCAAGTACCCTTGAATATTCGCGCAGTCCTTCGACTGGGTAATCTCTGCACCATTGATGAAGAACAGGAGGCTGTTCTTGGTAAGGGTCTCGAACAGGGATTCGACCTAACGGGTCTGAAACGACCTGTCAAAACCAGGACATACCTGGAGTCGTCTCCGTTGgcttatatctatatatcgCATATTACTGCAGGAGATCGCCAGATTTTTGGCTTATTCTCTACTACAAGCGACCAAGCCTACGTCGTGATACTGcagaaaggaagagattCCGGCTCGGATCTTCCAAACATCACAAGAATGTACTCGGAACTGCTTGCAAAGAGAGCAGGGGAAGCTGCGGGTACGAATTGGCAGGATTGCTTCAGATACCAGGAGAAAATCACTTTCAGGATCACTCAAGTAACAACCCGGCGCAAAGCTCATTTAGAGATAGCCGATGTGGTGAGAAAGCTGCGCAAGGACGAATCACGACCACAAATGATGGTGATCCAATCGTCTCAACACAACCTTCTTGTCCATGACGTCCCCATTCTAGGCGAATTTCCCGTATTGCCCCTCAAGTACGACGCCTCTGACAGCTCATTACCGCCTTTGGGCTGGCAAGCAGTCGTTGCGCGACGCCTAGTTGGGCATTACTTGGGGCTTGGATCCTGGATCTTGCATCTCACAGCTTTGGCACGCTATGGTGATGTTCCGCTGTGTAATCTTGAGCGTGACGATCCTCGGTTCTTAATTGACATTGCTTATGCTCGCCGACTACAGGCGAATGGAGTGGTGCTGTGGTGGTCGCCGGACCCTCGACCAGATCATGCCGGTTATGAAAAGGATGATATTACTGGCTCACTTGAAACAGTCAAGATGCCTAGCATCAACAACCCCGGGACGTTTTCATCGGTCTGCATTGACCTAGATATCCGCAATCTTACCATCAATACGATTTTGACATCGTCTTTGATCAATGAACTCGAAGGCGCTGAATCAATATCGTTCAATCCTACAGCTGATGGGTCAGAGATTCTTGCTTCGGAGAATGGATTTGCGAACGCCGGAGTATTAGTTCTTCGTGAGATGGTTAAGGCGTGGTGGACGGAGGCATGCAAAGGCAGCACCATGGCCGATGTGCTCGTTCAACATCTTGTCCGATGGGTTGAGAATCCAGATTCGTTCATGTACGATCGAGCACTGCATTACTATGTGCAAATGATGTCGCGAAAGGCCTTTCAGCAGCTCATGTCAGACTTCAGGCGTGTCGGCTCGCAGGTCATCTTTGCAAGCGCCAACCGACTGATTCTCCAGACGACCAAGGCTGAGGTTGGCAATGCGTATGCCTATAGCCAGTATATCATCAAGTCAATCAAGAGCAAATCTCTATTCCATTTCATAGACTTGGAGATCAAGGAGTATTGGGACTACTTGGTATGGTATGATGAGTTCAACTATGGCGGTCGGGCTTGTCAAGTGGTTGCAGAATCTGAAGAGCAGGATTTGGAAACCATCATGCACTGGCAGATGGCAACATTCCTGCCCGTTCGTCTGCAGCCCATTTTCCAGGATTGGGTGATTGAGTTCATTCAGCTCATGCATAAACTGAAGAGGCCAGAAAACAATGATCCTGACTCTACTCCACGGCTTACTCAGCTGCCAAATAGAAAGCAGGAGCCCGATGGCGACACTCAAATTATCCTGGGCAAAGCATTTGAAAAGCCGATGAAGAAGGTCATTGTCGGTCTCATCAACCAGCAGAAGCGCGAACTTATGCATCCAGAACTGGCAGAGGACTACAGCTTCCCCTCCTTGCCTGGTTCGCACCTCCCCTTGCGCAATCCCATTCTCGAGCTCGTCAAGTCAATCATGCAGGTACTATCTCTTGATAAGAATATCACACTGGAGGCGAGACTGTTGCGCAAGGAGCTGCTCGCACTATTCGAAATCCGCGAGTTTTCCAAAGAGGGAACGTTTACAAACCCTTCAGAGAGCTTGAAACTACTTCAGGTGTCTTGTGACAGCTGCACTATGACGCGTGACCTGGATCTCTGCCGCGATGAAGATCTGTTTAGCTCTTCCGGCGAAAATGGTGGGCAGAGCTGGCAGTGCGGGTTCTGCAACACCGAGTATGATAGAGTGAGCATCGAGGAGCGATTACTCGCCATGGTGGAAGGGTGGACGACTGAATGGGCTTGTCAAGATCTCAAATGTGAGCGTTGCGGTGCGCTGAGGGTGAATGACTTTATGGAGCATTGCACTTGCAGTGGCGGATGGAAAGAGGTGGTGTCACGGGATGAGATTGTGCGGAAACTGGCTGTTATGAAACGAGTAGCGAAGTATTACGGTTTGAGAATGCTTGGAAATGTGGTGGGTGGGTTGTCTGAGGCTTTGTAA